A region of Paenibacillus sp. JNUCC-31 DNA encodes the following proteins:
- a CDS encoding helix-turn-helix transcriptional regulator, protein MTEGLPIRVIHTGNPFNFAAHWHEEVEMVVVNGKNARIGVNNHVHELNQGDVLLIKPGDVHCFLPGTNHLTIIQFRLELLTGSFTTDKETQHLRELFNKTVVIPSNISSERNMGKYIDALLNEEKDQQAGYRWLMVARLYDLIVHMLRTRAPITAGMNSGLLCTASKKFEFLESVCAYLEEHYAEPIKLDQVAEHIKFSKFHVCKLFKEIKGITLMEYLNHFRIIKSEWALLFREDSILDIAMGHGFNNVNSYNRLFKKYNGCTPSEFRKKHRKNITTYEG, encoded by the coding sequence ATGACAGAAGGACTTCCGATCCGGGTGATTCATACCGGTAATCCGTTTAATTTTGCCGCCCACTGGCATGAAGAGGTGGAAATGGTTGTCGTGAATGGGAAGAATGCAAGAATAGGTGTGAATAACCATGTACATGAGCTGAACCAAGGAGATGTGCTGCTTATCAAACCAGGGGATGTTCATTGTTTCTTGCCGGGCACCAATCATTTAACTATTATTCAGTTTCGACTGGAGTTGCTGACGGGAAGTTTCACAACGGATAAGGAAACACAGCATCTGCGAGAGCTTTTCAATAAAACGGTGGTCATCCCGTCAAATATCAGTTCCGAGAGAAATATGGGGAAATATATAGATGCCCTATTGAATGAAGAGAAGGATCAACAGGCGGGATACCGCTGGCTAATGGTAGCCAGACTGTACGATCTTATTGTTCACATGCTGCGTACAAGGGCTCCGATTACAGCTGGAATGAATTCAGGATTACTCTGTACCGCTTCCAAAAAGTTTGAATTTCTGGAATCTGTCTGTGCGTATCTGGAGGAGCACTATGCTGAACCCATCAAGCTGGATCAAGTGGCAGAGCATATCAAATTCAGCAAGTTTCATGTATGCAAGCTGTTTAAAGAGATCAAGGGAATCACACTCATGGAGTATCTGAACCATTTTCGGATTATCAAATCGGAGTGGGCGTTATTGTTCCGTGAGGATTCCATATTGGATATCGCAATGGGGCATGGGTTTAACAATGTGAACTCGTACAATCGTCTTTTCAAAAAATATAATGGTTGCACACCGTCGGAATTTCGCAAGAAGCATCGCAAGAATATCACAACATATGAAGGATGA
- the metE gene encoding 5-methyltetrahydropteroyltriglutamate--homocysteine S-methyltransferase gives MVKSSVLGYPRIGADREWKKALEAFWSGKLQETDFQARLQEIRLDHLRKQQEKGIDLIPVNDFSYYDHILDTAVMFGIVPKRFTYDGGAVPLSVYYGIARGTKDAAASEMTKWFNTNYHYIVPELDGASPALTENKPLIAYREAKEKLGIEGKPVLVGPLTFLKLSKGYDKSETDAWLDRLLPLYVQVLQELANEGVQWVQIDEPILVTKTSEADLQLLNKIYETFATAVPGLNIMLQTYFESVENYSSIVALPVQGIGLDFVHGASGNIQSIQNSGFPTDKILGAGVIDGRGIWKASLPGKLKLLDELAELVTPERLIVQSSCSLLHVPVTTKRETKLTPELKNALAFADEKLDEIVLLTKALSARDAGIIAEIDKSDHTIQALQQSEDRNRVAVQEAVASLRVQQPERSRPFAERHIAQQAKWKLPLFPTTTIGSFPQSAEVRKARQLWRKGELNNEQYAAFIREQIDIWIKLQEEIELDVLVHGEFERTDMVEFFGEKLAGFAFTQFGWVQSYGSRCVKPPIIFGDVAFIGEMTVEETKYAQSQTQRPVKGMLTGPITIMNWSFVREDIPREHIAYQLAYALRQEVEALEQAGIGMIQVDEPAVREGLPLKESEQADYLAWAVKAFRISTCTVQDTTQIHTHMCYCEFHDMIDSIEAMDADVISIETSRSHGELIHSFELNTYKLGIGLGVYDIHSPRVPSVDEMTSMIERALRVLDPKLFWINPDCGLKTRGLEETVASLRNMVDATKIAREKHVATTV, from the coding sequence ATGGTGAAGAGCAGTGTATTGGGATATCCAAGAATTGGTGCCGATCGGGAATGGAAGAAAGCGTTGGAGGCATTTTGGTCTGGCAAGCTCCAAGAAACAGATTTTCAAGCACGATTGCAGGAAATCCGTTTAGATCATTTGCGCAAACAGCAAGAAAAAGGTATCGATCTCATTCCAGTCAATGATTTCAGTTACTACGATCATATCCTGGATACAGCCGTTATGTTCGGAATTGTCCCGAAACGGTTTACATATGACGGCGGCGCTGTTCCTTTGTCCGTCTATTACGGAATTGCCCGGGGAACAAAAGATGCAGCAGCAAGTGAAATGACAAAATGGTTCAACACCAACTATCACTATATCGTGCCTGAACTGGACGGTGCATCCCCTGCCCTTACAGAGAATAAACCCCTTATAGCTTATCGTGAAGCCAAAGAAAAGCTGGGTATTGAAGGAAAACCGGTTCTTGTCGGACCATTGACCTTCCTGAAGCTGTCCAAAGGATATGATAAATCCGAAACTGACGCTTGGCTGGACCGCCTGCTTCCCCTTTATGTTCAAGTGTTGCAGGAGCTTGCAAATGAAGGTGTTCAGTGGGTACAGATTGATGAGCCGATCCTGGTGACCAAAACAAGCGAAGCTGACCTACAGTTGCTAAACAAAATATATGAGACGTTTGCAACAGCGGTACCCGGTCTGAACATTATGCTGCAAACCTACTTTGAATCCGTCGAGAACTACAGCAGCATTGTTGCCCTGCCGGTTCAGGGCATCGGGCTCGATTTTGTACACGGGGCTTCGGGTAATATTCAGTCCATTCAAAATTCCGGTTTCCCGACAGATAAGATTCTGGGTGCTGGAGTTATTGATGGTCGCGGGATCTGGAAAGCCTCTTTACCGGGAAAACTGAAGCTATTGGATGAGCTGGCTGAACTGGTGACACCTGAACGTTTGATCGTTCAATCCTCATGCAGCTTGCTTCATGTTCCAGTAACGACAAAGCGTGAAACTAAACTCACACCCGAACTGAAAAATGCTCTGGCATTTGCAGATGAAAAGTTGGATGAAATTGTGCTGTTGACCAAAGCATTATCTGCAAGAGATGCTGGAATCATCGCTGAAATTGACAAGTCCGATCATACCATTCAGGCTCTCCAGCAATCTGAAGACCGCAACCGTGTTGCTGTACAAGAGGCCGTAGCTTCACTTCGTGTTCAACAGCCGGAACGTTCCCGTCCTTTTGCCGAACGTCATATTGCTCAACAAGCGAAATGGAAATTACCACTCTTCCCTACAACGACCATTGGCAGCTTCCCACAATCAGCAGAAGTGCGCAAAGCACGTCAACTGTGGCGTAAGGGTGAGTTGAACAATGAGCAATATGCTGCCTTTATCCGGGAGCAAATTGATATCTGGATCAAACTTCAGGAAGAGATCGAGTTGGATGTTCTCGTGCATGGTGAGTTTGAGCGTACCGACATGGTGGAGTTCTTTGGCGAAAAACTCGCAGGGTTTGCCTTCACACAATTCGGCTGGGTACAATCATACGGTTCCCGTTGCGTAAAACCACCGATTATATTTGGAGACGTCGCATTTATTGGGGAAATGACCGTTGAAGAAACTAAATATGCACAGTCCCAGACACAGCGCCCTGTTAAAGGGATGCTCACCGGCCCGATCACGATCATGAACTGGTCGTTTGTACGTGAGGACATCCCACGCGAGCACATCGCATATCAGTTGGCGTATGCGCTGAGACAGGAAGTCGAAGCACTTGAGCAAGCAGGCATCGGTATGATCCAGGTCGACGAGCCTGCGGTTCGCGAAGGATTGCCACTGAAGGAATCGGAGCAAGCCGATTATCTGGCCTGGGCGGTCAAAGCATTCCGCATTTCCACTTGCACGGTTCAAGATACGACGCAAATTCATACACATATGTGCTATTGCGAATTCCATGACATGATTGACTCCATCGAAGCCATGGATGCGGATGTCATCTCCATCGAGACCTCCCGCAGTCACGGTGAACTGATTCATAGCTTTGAATTGAACACTTACAAACTGGGAATTGGACTCGGGGTATATGATATTCATAGCCCGCGTGTTCCAAGTGTGGACGAAATGACCAGCATGATCGAACGTGCCTTGCGTGTATTGGACCCTAAACTGTTCTGGATTAATCCGGATTGCGGTCTCAAAACCCGTGGACTCGAAGAAACGGTCGCTTCCTTGCGCAACATGGTTGATGCAACCAAGATTGCCCGCGAAAAGCACGTTGCAACAACCGTTTAA
- a CDS encoding carbohydrate ABC transporter permease, which produces MFAKSIRKDHYGYYFIAPFFILFAIFGLYPILYSLYISFTNFDGITTPDFVGIGNYVAVLQDPLFYKTLFNTLFIWGVSVVPQLTVSLVLAFILNDKLLKGRDIFRAVYFFPNIVTAASLGLLVSLIFDWQSGGLNHFLVQVGLIDNPINWKNDPWFMRLIVSSILFFQYFGYSMVIYLAGLQGIDPALQEAAQMDGAKKKHIFIHIIVPMLRPIILFQMITSIIGGIQIFDQPFTLTNGTGGPDRAAMTSIMYLYNVAFQSTRFGYGAAIAFCLFIIIILLSVVSFMMTKRKSRA; this is translated from the coding sequence ATGTTTGCCAAATCGATCCGCAAAGACCACTATGGCTACTATTTCATAGCTCCGTTTTTTATTCTTTTCGCCATTTTTGGACTATATCCAATCCTGTATTCGCTGTATATCAGCTTTACCAACTTTGACGGGATCACCACGCCGGACTTTGTTGGAATCGGCAATTATGTTGCCGTTCTGCAAGATCCACTGTTCTACAAAACACTGTTTAACACGCTGTTTATTTGGGGAGTTTCTGTGGTTCCACAACTTACGGTTTCACTTGTGCTCGCCTTTATTCTCAACGATAAGTTGCTTAAGGGAAGAGATATTTTCAGAGCGGTTTATTTCTTTCCCAACATCGTTACCGCTGCTTCGCTGGGTCTGCTTGTGAGTCTGATCTTCGATTGGCAATCCGGCGGATTGAATCATTTTCTGGTTCAGGTAGGACTCATTGACAACCCGATTAACTGGAAAAATGATCCCTGGTTCATGCGGCTGATTGTCTCTTCCATTTTATTTTTCCAATACTTTGGCTACTCCATGGTTATCTATCTTGCAGGTCTTCAGGGCATCGATCCGGCTCTGCAGGAAGCAGCCCAAATGGATGGCGCCAAGAAAAAGCATATTTTCATTCACATTATCGTTCCCATGTTACGGCCAATCATTTTGTTTCAGATGATCACATCTATCATTGGAGGCATTCAGATTTTTGATCAGCCGTTTACATTGACGAATGGAACAGGTGGTCCGGACCGTGCCGCCATGACCAGTATTATGTACTTGTATAATGTAGCCTTCCAGAGCACGCGCTTTGGTTACGGGGCGGCCATTGCATTCTGTCTGTTCATCATCATTATTCTGCTCTCGGTTGTATCCTTTATGATGACGAAGCGCAAAAGCCGTGCATAG
- a CDS encoding carbohydrate ABC transporter permease, with protein sequence MQTVKPIEQRNAAIQQYASVKRLTMGKVIIYLFLISLAVICIIPFYLMLIYSTHNNATIASTFTFLPGPFLVDNYTNMASKINIWRGFANSFFIAGTSTVLSLYIGSLTGYGFAKFKFKGRTGLFLFLLATMMVPGQLALIGMYRLFSTLGLLDSYAAIILPAAANAFNVFFIKQFMESSIPDEIIESARVDSAGEFRTFNQIVLPILGPAISALGIFTFIGSWNNFLTPLVLFFSLDKYPLPVLVALVQGYYGMDYGLLYLGVAISILPIIIVFAVFSKQIIGSVALGAVKG encoded by the coding sequence ATGCAGACCGTAAAACCAATCGAACAACGAAACGCTGCTATACAGCAATATGCTAGTGTGAAACGTCTGACCATGGGAAAGGTCATTATTTATCTGTTTCTGATTAGCCTCGCCGTGATTTGTATCATTCCATTTTATCTCATGCTGATCTATTCCACGCACAACAATGCTACGATTGCATCGACATTCACGTTTCTGCCCGGGCCCTTTTTAGTAGATAATTATACGAACATGGCTTCCAAAATCAATATCTGGCGCGGGTTTGCAAACAGCTTTTTCATTGCAGGAACATCGACAGTGTTATCTTTATACATCGGTTCCCTCACGGGATACGGCTTCGCCAAGTTTAAATTCAAGGGTCGCACAGGATTATTCCTGTTTTTGCTAGCAACAATGATGGTACCCGGACAGCTTGCTTTGATCGGAATGTATCGTCTGTTCAGTACATTAGGGCTGCTGGACAGCTATGCAGCGATTATTTTGCCCGCAGCGGCGAATGCATTTAATGTATTCTTTATCAAACAATTCATGGAGAGCAGCATTCCTGATGAAATCATTGAATCCGCACGTGTGGATAGTGCGGGGGAGTTTCGCACCTTCAATCAGATTGTACTGCCTATTCTTGGACCGGCCATTTCGGCTCTTGGCATATTCACCTTTATCGGCTCATGGAACAATTTTCTCACACCGCTCGTCCTGTTTTTCTCTCTGGATAAATATCCGCTTCCGGTACTCGTGGCTCTGGTGCAGGGATACTACGGCATGGATTACGGACTATTGTATCTGGGCGTTGCGATTTCGATCTTGCCTATTATCATTGTTTTTGCGGTATTCTCCAAGCAAATTATAGGCAGTGTCGCTCTGGGAGCAGTTAAAGGATAA
- a CDS encoding sensor histidine kinase, whose amino-acid sequence MIGWIKSKFNDIRFRNKLLLSHLVIALIPILLLGLLSFIQSYRIQMKELRSEAEASLEQVASIMDYKINRYNTLSEFMVLNRDLSQIFTKDYGENYYDMYLDFRDILEPLISNIRLMDDDIEGITFYTSGELLGIRNNILPIGDLKSKPWYDGFRGRRWIVDGKKLYLVQELISNPKDSNFMVISIQHDRIFADLDNLSEHVAVHIEDVKQQVIFRKNHERAAMTRGTEDGETSDLSLSRSLANNGWTIHYNLLNTNAYANALGIFRITLFVIILSLIITFLLIYVISNNFTQRIIHIKNKVDKVERNNLDVMIRSSSRDEFGELTNGIGKMLKRINSLISQVYHAEIAKKESEYNKLISQINPHFLYNTLSFIRWRAEKKADIETSYMVSALARFYRTTLNQGRHIATIEAEVQHIKAYLDLQLIMNDGRFDVDYHIHDEVLHTEIIHFILQPIVENAIKHGFVEANGTHYHIHIAVCRVGEVIKLTVRDNGVGMTSGQTTRLLTGENGGCGVRNVNDRIKLYYGPDYGLVIHSEPGTGTEVSIVLPAS is encoded by the coding sequence ATGATCGGATGGATCAAGAGCAAATTCAATGATATCAGGTTTCGAAACAAGCTGCTGCTGTCCCATCTTGTGATTGCGCTTATTCCGATTCTTCTGCTTGGACTGCTCTCCTTCATTCAATCCTACCGAATTCAAATGAAAGAGTTGCGGAGCGAAGCTGAAGCGAGTCTGGAACAGGTGGCCAGCATTATGGATTATAAGATTAATCGGTACAACACGCTAAGTGAGTTCATGGTACTTAATCGGGACTTATCGCAAATATTTACGAAAGACTACGGAGAAAATTATTATGATATGTACCTGGACTTCCGGGACATTTTGGAGCCATTAATCTCGAACATCCGGCTGATGGACGATGATATTGAGGGCATTACCTTTTATACATCGGGGGAGCTGTTGGGAATCCGCAATAATATTTTGCCCATCGGTGATCTTAAGAGCAAGCCCTGGTATGACGGATTTCGGGGCAGGCGCTGGATTGTGGATGGGAAGAAGCTTTATCTCGTTCAGGAACTGATCAGCAATCCGAAAGACAGCAATTTTATGGTGATCTCCATTCAGCATGATCGTATCTTTGCAGACCTGGACAATCTGTCGGAACATGTGGCCGTTCATATAGAGGACGTGAAGCAGCAGGTGATTTTCCGGAAAAACCATGAGCGAGCTGCTATGACCAGAGGAACTGAAGATGGGGAGACCAGTGATCTGAGTTTAAGTCGGTCGCTCGCCAACAATGGCTGGACGATTCACTATAATCTGCTGAATACCAATGCGTACGCAAATGCACTGGGCATTTTTCGAATTACGCTGTTTGTCATCATCCTGAGTCTAATTATTACCTTCCTGCTCATTTATGTCATCTCCAATAACTTTACGCAACGAATTATCCATATCAAGAACAAAGTCGACAAAGTGGAGCGGAACAATCTGGATGTGATGATCCGAAGTTCATCGAGGGATGAATTTGGTGAGCTGACGAATGGCATTGGCAAGATGCTAAAAAGAATTAACAGTCTGATCTCCCAGGTGTATCACGCTGAAATTGCCAAGAAGGAAAGTGAATATAACAAGTTGATCAGTCAGATTAATCCACATTTCCTGTACAATACACTTTCATTTATACGGTGGAGGGCCGAAAAGAAGGCGGATATTGAAACGAGTTATATGGTATCTGCGTTAGCCCGTTTCTATAGAACAACACTAAACCAGGGGAGGCATATAGCCACCATTGAAGCTGAGGTGCAGCATATTAAGGCCTATCTGGATTTGCAGCTCATCATGAACGATGGCCGATTTGATGTGGATTACCATATCCATGACGAGGTTTTACATACCGAAATTATTCATTTTATTTTGCAGCCGATTGTAGAGAATGCCATCAAGCATGGCTTTGTGGAGGCAAATGGGACCCATTATCACATTCACATTGCCGTTTGCCGGGTGGGAGAGGTGATTAAATTAACCGTTCGTGATAATGGTGTTGGCATGACGTCTGGGCAGACGACACGGTTGCTGACCGGGGAGAACGGCGGATGTGGTGTGCGAAACGTGAATGACCGAATCAAGCTGTATTATGGTCCGGATTACGGACTTGTTATTCATAGTGAGCCAGGCACCGGAACGGAAGTGTCGATCGTTCTTCCCGCCTCATAG
- a CDS encoding MerR family transcriptional regulator, translating into MHTIGETAEMLGISAHTLRYYEKEQIITPARDASGDRRYNDSHIQWLQFVIKLKETQMPIVTIKKYAALFLEGDHTTLDRLSLLEEHRLSIQNQIETLKTVDEMLEHKIEFYKEFIVKQK; encoded by the coding sequence ATGCATACCATTGGTGAAACGGCTGAGATGTTGGGGATAAGTGCACATACACTGCGGTATTACGAAAAAGAACAGATTATTACTCCCGCTCGTGATGCGAGTGGAGACAGACGATACAATGACTCTCATATTCAATGGCTGCAATTCGTGATCAAATTAAAAGAAACTCAAATGCCCATCGTAACCATTAAGAAATATGCCGCATTATTTTTGGAAGGAGATCATACCACACTGGATCGGTTGTCTCTTTTGGAGGAGCACAGACTCTCGATTCAAAATCAGATTGAAACATTAAAGACTGTAGATGAGATGCTTGAACATAAAATTGAGTTTTATAAAGAATTCATCGTTAAACAAAAATAA
- a CDS encoding response regulator transcription factor produces the protein MMFNVLVVDDECVQREGIKNLISHYGFPFQVWEAENGKSAERILVQNAIDILITDVKMPLMDGLELSKQARKTQQDVKIVICSGYDEFEYARSAIRLGVVNYLLKPLVREEFLQVMEDITQIRPYGGGPAPESMESKVIRQVKNYVKDNHQRDISLSEAAHDVYLSPGYLSILFKKETGENFSKYLTDYRLRRASYLLTHSNMKINDIAGAVGIDNHSYFAKLFRNRFGVSPLQFRECGVLHDRMDQEQIQ, from the coding sequence ATGATGTTTAATGTTCTTGTTGTTGACGATGAGTGCGTTCAAAGAGAAGGCATTAAGAATTTGATCTCTCACTATGGCTTTCCCTTTCAAGTATGGGAAGCTGAGAACGGGAAGAGCGCTGAGCGAATTCTGGTTCAGAACGCGATTGATATTCTCATCACTGATGTCAAAATGCCTCTTATGGATGGACTGGAGCTAAGTAAACAAGCACGGAAGACCCAGCAGGATGTAAAGATTGTCATCTGCAGTGGTTATGATGAATTTGAATATGCCCGCAGTGCGATTCGGCTGGGTGTGGTGAATTACTTGCTTAAGCCACTGGTCAGGGAAGAGTTTCTACAGGTGATGGAGGATATCACGCAGATCCGTCCATATGGCGGGGGTCCTGCACCGGAATCCATGGAATCGAAGGTCATTCGACAGGTGAAAAATTATGTGAAGGATAACCATCAGAGAGATATATCATTGTCTGAGGCAGCTCATGATGTGTACCTATCCCCTGGATATTTGAGCATTTTATTTAAAAAAGAAACTGGTGAGAACTTCTCGAAATATTTGACCGATTACCGTTTGCGGCGTGCAAGCTATCTGTTGACTCACTCGAATATGAAAATTAATGATATTGCCGGGGCTGTTGGCATCGACAATCATTCTTATTTTGCCAAGCTGTTCCGAAACAGGTTCGGCGTCAGTCCGTTACAGTTCAGAGAGTGCGGGGTGCTTCATGATCGGATGGATCAAGAGCAAATTCAATGA
- a CDS encoding SDR family NAD(P)-dependent oxidoreductase — MKYTVITGASSGIGYEAALAFAARGKNLILAARRMEELEKLKSKVAEMNPELDVVIRSVDLAVNEQVHAFYGGLQEYSIETWINNAGFGNFASVGEQNLNKIENMLHLNIEALTILSSLYVRDYAEVDGTQIINISSGGGYNIVADAVTYCATKFYVSAFTEGLAQELKGKGAPLQAKVLAPAATETEFAKRSFDVDHFEYDGTVPRFHTAAQMAGFLLDLYDSEKVVGIVNGATYDFELKDPIYPYVTSNRK; from the coding sequence ATGAAATATACCGTTATTACTGGCGCCAGCTCTGGCATTGGATATGAAGCAGCCCTGGCTTTTGCAGCTCGTGGAAAAAACTTGATCCTGGCCGCACGCCGAATGGAAGAACTGGAAAAGTTGAAATCCAAGGTTGCTGAGATGAACCCGGAACTGGATGTTGTCATTCGATCCGTTGACTTAGCTGTAAACGAACAAGTCCATGCGTTCTACGGAGGTCTTCAGGAGTATTCCATCGAGACCTGGATTAATAACGCTGGATTTGGCAATTTTGCTTCTGTCGGAGAACAAAACTTAAATAAAATCGAAAATATGCTTCATCTAAACATCGAAGCGCTGACGATTCTCTCCTCTCTTTATGTACGGGACTATGCAGAGGTGGATGGCACACAAATCATCAATATTTCCTCTGGCGGCGGATACAACATTGTTGCAGATGCTGTCACCTACTGTGCAACCAAGTTCTATGTAAGTGCCTTTACCGAAGGGCTAGCTCAAGAGCTGAAAGGAAAAGGAGCGCCTTTGCAGGCCAAAGTATTAGCACCTGCTGCAACAGAGACCGAGTTTGCAAAACGTTCATTTGATGTGGACCATTTTGAATATGACGGCACTGTTCCGAGATTCCACACCGCTGCACAGATGGCTGGATTCCTGCTCGATTTATATGACAGTGAGAAAGTGGTAGGCATTGTAAATGGAGCAACATATGATTTTGAATTAAAAGATCCAATTTATCCGTATGTAACGAGCAACCGAAAATAA
- a CDS encoding ABC transporter substrate-binding protein — MKNLKLKYISIIALVSALIMVSGCQSGEANRNKQEEITVWSFTDEAHYAIEKFEEKYPDIKVNFVNIPGNFYITKLKSALQTASKAPDVFMIENGNIRELIDVPYLENLSAAPYNANDLIPEQYAFVQANEKDSQGNVKAIGYQGTPGGIYYRRDLAKKYLGTDDPEKVAPQIDTWEKIFEIGERVQQQSGNKVHALANWNAISNSYDGIPWVKDGKLVIDPTYMQILDLVREARERHVLAEYEDGSAGYAASMQKGEVMFYPGATWALQYTFKANAPDAEGLWGLAPGPSAFSAGGTYIAMYSKSDKKDLAWKFIEFYNFDHDFLTKLAKEQDYFTSNMVVNDELAKSVTSAYLGGQKHFEFFSEAAKQIPVYERTKYDTVINNDIFKIVLQLYLNKDIQTKEEAVKRIKRDVKLRFPELEVN, encoded by the coding sequence ATGAAGAACTTGAAGCTGAAGTATATCTCCATCATTGCACTTGTAAGCGCATTAATCATGGTATCCGGTTGCCAGTCAGGTGAAGCGAATCGAAACAAGCAGGAGGAGATTACGGTATGGAGTTTTACGGACGAGGCACATTACGCCATTGAGAAATTCGAAGAGAAGTATCCGGACATCAAGGTGAACTTTGTCAATATCCCAGGTAATTTCTATATCACCAAGTTGAAATCCGCACTCCAGACAGCGTCGAAGGCTCCAGATGTGTTTATGATCGAGAATGGAAATATAAGAGAACTGATTGATGTACCTTATCTGGAGAATTTGTCGGCAGCACCGTATAACGCCAATGATCTGATCCCGGAGCAGTATGCTTTTGTGCAAGCGAATGAGAAGGACAGCCAAGGAAATGTCAAAGCAATTGGCTACCAGGGAACGCCCGGGGGTATTTATTACCGAAGAGATCTGGCCAAAAAATATCTAGGCACGGATGATCCGGAGAAAGTGGCGCCGCAAATCGATACATGGGAGAAGATATTCGAGATTGGAGAGAGGGTACAGCAGCAGAGTGGCAATAAAGTCCACGCCCTTGCCAACTGGAATGCGATATCCAATTCATATGATGGTATTCCATGGGTCAAAGACGGAAAGCTCGTCATTGATCCAACCTATATGCAGATCCTGGATCTGGTTCGGGAAGCCCGTGAGCGGCATGTACTTGCCGAATATGAAGATGGAAGTGCCGGATATGCTGCTTCCATGCAGAAAGGTGAGGTGATGTTCTATCCTGGCGCAACCTGGGCATTGCAATATACCTTCAAGGCAAATGCCCCCGATGCGGAAGGGTTATGGGGCCTCGCACCAGGACCATCAGCATTCAGTGCCGGCGGAACCTATATTGCAATGTATAGCAAGAGCGACAAAAAGGATCTGGCCTGGAAGTTTATTGAGTTTTATAACTTTGATCATGATTTCCTGACCAAGCTTGCGAAGGAGCAAGACTATTTTACAAGTAATATGGTGGTGAATGATGAGCTGGCAAAATCCGTAACCTCAGCCTATTTAGGCGGGCAGAAGCACTTTGAGTTTTTCTCGGAAGCAGCCAAGCAGATTCCTGTGTATGAACGAACCAAGTATGATACGGTCATTAACAATGACATTTTCAAAATAGTACTTCAGTTGTATCTCAATAAAGACATCCAGACCAAGGAAGAAGCGGTCAAGCGAATCAAACGGGATGTCAAATTGAGATTTCCGGAGCTGGAAGTGAATTAG